Proteins encoded in a region of the Massilia sp. UMI-21 genome:
- a CDS encoding STAS domain-containing protein codes for MTTKDYANRISQLIQDQQGVIGAEWLAQLESLLVRSNAASKEQLRNHTRQFLNAFAVATRGGELDNMEHRSWDEVRDLLAEISSSRAKSGSTPAETATFVFSLKQPLFACLRQGFEGEAEAIASASWTISALLDKLGLYTIEVFQKTKDQIIVRQQQELLELSTPVVKLWNGILALPLIGTLDSARTQVVMENILQKIVDTGAIIAIIDITGVPTVDTLVAQHLMKTIAAARLMGADCIISGIRPQIAQTIVHLGVNLEDVVTKATLADAFLVALERTGTSVISKA; via the coding sequence ATGACCACAAAGGATTACGCAAACCGTATCAGCCAACTGATCCAGGACCAGCAGGGCGTGATCGGCGCCGAGTGGCTGGCCCAGCTCGAATCGCTGCTCGTGCGCAGCAATGCGGCCTCGAAAGAGCAACTGCGTAATCACACCCGGCAATTCCTGAACGCCTTCGCCGTCGCCACCCGTGGCGGCGAGCTGGACAACATGGAGCACCGTTCCTGGGACGAGGTGCGCGACCTGCTGGCCGAGATCTCGTCGAGCCGCGCCAAGTCGGGTTCGACTCCGGCCGAGACCGCCACTTTCGTGTTCTCGCTGAAGCAGCCGCTGTTTGCCTGCCTGCGCCAGGGCTTCGAAGGCGAGGCCGAAGCCATCGCCTCGGCCTCCTGGACCATCAGTGCCCTGCTCGACAAGCTGGGCCTGTACACCATCGAGGTGTTCCAGAAGACCAAGGACCAGATCATCGTGCGCCAGCAGCAGGAACTGCTGGAGCTGTCGACCCCGGTCGTCAAGCTGTGGAACGGCATCCTGGCGCTGCCCCTGATCGGCACCCTGGATTCGGCCCGCACCCAGGTGGTGATGGAAAACATCCTGCAGAAGATCGTCGACACCGGCGCGATCATCGCCATCATCGACATCACCGGCGTGCCGACCGTCGACACCCTGGTCGCCCAGCACCTGATGAAGACCATCGCCGCCGCCCGCCTGATGGGCGCGGACTGCATCATCAGCGGCATCCGTCCGCAGATCGCCCAGACCATCGTCCACCTCGGAGTGAACCTGGAAGACGTGGTGACCAAGGCGACCCTGGCCGACGCCTTCCTGGTCGCGCTCGAGCGCACCGGCACTTCGGTCATCTCCAAGGCATAA